Sequence from the Bryobacteraceae bacterium genome:
TTTCTGCCGCGGGCCGCACGTCCCCTCCACCAAGCGCCTCAAGGCGTTCAAGCTGCTCTCTGTCTCCGGCGCCTACTGGAAGGGCGACCAGAGCCGCGAGCAGTTGCAGCGCATCTACGGCACGGCGTTCTTCACGCAGAAGCAGCTCGACGAATACCTGCACAAGCTCGAAGAGGCGAAGAAGCGCGACCACCGCAAACTCGGCCGCGAGCTCGACCTCATCTCGATTCAAGAAATCGCCGGGCCCGGACTCATCTTCTTCCACCCCAAGGGCGCGCTCGTGCGCAAGCTCCTCGAAGACTGGATGCGCGATCAGTATCTTGCCCGCGGCTACTCGATCGTTTCCACGCCGCACATCGGGCGCGAGGACCTCTGGCGCACCTCCGGCCATCTGGTGAACTACAAGGACGCGATGTTCGCCGGCATGGAGCTCGACGACGCCACTTACCGGCTCAAGCCGATGAACTGCCCCTTCCACATCTTGATTTATCAGGACCGGCAGCGCAGCTATCGCGACCTCCCCATCCGCCTCGGCGAGCTCGGCACGGTTTACCGTTACGAGCGTTCCGGCGTCCTGCACGGGCTCATGCGCGTGCGCGGCTTCACCCAGGACGACGCGCATATCTTCTGCCGCCCCGATCAGATCGAAGACGAAATCGTGAGCTGCCTCCAGTTCGCCGTCGACACGCTCGAAACGTTCGGATTCGATCGCTACCACGCCGAGCTCTCCACCTGGGACGGCGGCGTGAGCGACAAATACCTCGGCACGAAGGAAGAATGGGAACTCGCCGAGAACACACTCCGGAGCGCCGTCGAAAAGGTCGGGCTCAAGGTCACCGTGATGCCCGAAGAGGCGGCCTTCTACGGCCCCAAGATCGACGTCAAGCTCGTCGACGCGCTGGACCGTCCTTGGCAGCTCTCCACCGTCCAGTTCGACTTCAACCTTCCGCGCCGCTTCCAGCTCGAGTACGTCGGCGACGACGGGCAGAAGCACCAGCCGCTCATGTGCCATCGCGCCCTCTACGGCTCAGTGGAGCGCTTCTTCGGCATCCTGCTCGAGCACTACGCCGGCGCGTTTCCGGTGTGGCTGGCCCCCGTGCAGGCGATCGTCCTGCCCATCGCCGACCGTCACCAGGAGTACGCGAATCAGGTCCGCTCCGAAATCGCGGCAGCCGGTTTCCGCGTCGAAGTGGACGACAGCAAGGAGAAGGTGAACAACAAGATTCGCCTCGCTCAGGTCAACAAGATCCCCTACATGCTGGTCGTCGGCGACCGCGAAGCGCAGGAAGGGACGGTCTCCGTGCGCAACCGCAAACACGGCGATCAGGGCGGCAAAACCGTAGCCGCATTCCTCGACGTGCTGCGCGATGTCACCGCCCGGAAGGTTCCGTTCGAATAGATGTTCGTCTGGGTGCTGGCGGCGCTGGTGGCAGGGTCGGCGGTGTATTGCCTGCTCGCGATCTTCGCCGAGCTCGGATTCCTGCTCACCACGCGCCCCGGGCTCTCGAACGCGGAGCCGATCAGCGTCCTGCGTCCGCTCGCCGGTGTCGACTCGGGTTTCGAAGAGAACCTCCGGAGCCTGTTCAAGCAGCGCTATCCGCACTTCGAACTCATCTTCGCCGTCCGCGATGAGAGTGACCCCGCCGTCCCCGTGCTCGAACAGTTCCGGACTCTGTTCCCGCGAATCCCGGCCAAACTGATCGTCACAGGCGAACCGCCGTATCCCAACGCGAAGGTCTGGAGCCTCGAGAAGATGACCGCAGCCGCGCGCCATTCCCTACTCGTGATGACCGACAGCGACATTGGTCTCGAACGCGATTTCCTCGCCGAGATCGCCGCCGATTTTCAAGATCCCAAGCTCGGCCTGATGACCTGCCCGTACCGCGCGATTCCCGGCAAGTCCATTTGGTCCGGACTCGAAACCCTGACGGCCAATACCGAGTTCCTCTCCGGCGTCCTGGTGGCGCGCATGATCGAGGGAATGCGTTTCGCCGTCGGCCCCACGATGGCGGCGCGGAAGGCGGCGATCGAACAGGCCGGCGGCTGGGCGAACTTCCGGGACTATCTTGCCGAAGACTTCATGCTCGGCCAGGCGGTGGCGAAAGCCGGCGCCGGCGTTGGCCTCTCCCGCAGCGTCGTCGGCCATTCCATCGCCGCTACCGAACGCGAAACCTTCGCACAAAACGCCGAACACCGGCTGCGCTGGTGCCGCTCCACGCGGCGCTCGCGGCCGGCCGGCTACGTCGGCCAGTTGTTCACGCACACCGTGCCGCTCGCCGTCCTTCTGGCGCTCGCAGCGCCGGCTTGGTGGCCCTTGGCGCTGGCCGCCGTGCTGCTGCGATTCGCCGCCGCCGTGGGATGCGCCCGCATCCTGCGCGACCCCTTATTGAAACAAGCGTTCTATCTCCTCCCACTCGCCGACTTCGCCAGCTTCGGCTTCTGGATCGCCGGATTCTTCGGAAACAAGGTCCGCTGGCGGGACCGCATCTACCTGCTTCATCGCGACGGCCGCTTCGAGCGGGTGGCCTCATGAAGCGGCTGATTTTCCTGCTGGCCCTGGCCGCCTCCGCCCAGACGCGCAAGGACTCGGTCGTCGTCACCGGCGTCTACGAACCAGTGGCGAGCGAGGAAGTGGACCGCTCCGTTCGATCCATCGCCGTCGACGACGAGCAAAAGGTCCTCACCCATACCGTCACCGATTTTCTCAATCGCGACTCGTCCGTCGACCTCCGCCAGCGCGGGCAGAACAACATCCAGACAGACGTATCCATCCGCGGTTCCACATTCGGCCAGACCCTCGTCCTCCTCGACGGCATGCGGCTCAACGATGTCCAGAGCGGGCATCACAACATGGACCTTCCGGTCCCGGTAGAGTCGCTCGAGCGGATCGAGGTCTTGAAGGGTTCAGGCTCGACCATGTACGGAAGCGACGCCATCGGCGGCGTGATCCACTTCGTCACCCGGACGCCCGAGCATTCCGAGATCCGGCTCCGCACCGGCATCGGCAGCTTCGGCGGCAACCAGGAGCGCGCCGCGCTGAGCTACACCCGCGGCACGTTCGCCCAGCAACTGACGGCCTCGCGCGACTTCTCAACCGGTTTCGCGCCCAACCGCGACTACCGCAACCTCGCGCTCACCTCCACCACCGGCTTCCAGACCAAGGCCGGAAACACCCGCCTCACGCTGGCCCATGCCGACAAGCCTTTCGGCGCCGAACAGTTTTACGGCAACTTCAATTCGTGGGAAAGGACCAAAACGTGGTGGGCGTCGGCGAGGCACGCCTTCGACGACCAAACGAGCGTGAGCTTCATGTTCCGCCGCCACACAGACCTCTTCGTCCTCTATCGCGACCGGCCGCAGGTGTTCACCAACCGTCACGCCGCCGAAAGCTTCCAGGCATCCTTCCGCCGCTGGGAGGACCTGGGCGCCAACACCCGGCTCCACTGGGGCGTGGAAGGACTGCGCGACGCCATCGACAGCAACAACCTCGGCGTGCATACACGCGCCCGCGGAGCCGCCTACGCCGCGCTCGACATGCGCGCCGTGCGCCGCTTCTCGTTTTCGCTCGGCGCGCGCGAGGAATTCTACGGATCCGCCGATCACCAGTTCTCGCCCACCGCCGCCGCCGGCGCATGGCTCCACCCGACGCTCAAACTGCGGGCCAGCGTCACGCGCGCCTTCCGCCTGCCGACCTTCACCGATCTCTACTATCACGACCCGGCGAACGCCGGCTCGCCCAATCTGCGGCCCGAATCGGCGGTGGGTTTCGAAGGCGGCCTCGATTGGCACGTCTCGCCGCGCGTCCGCGCGGACGTAACGGTGTTCCACCGCCGGGAGCGCGACGGGATCGACTACGTGCGGCGTTCCCTCACCGACATCTGGCGCGCCACCAACTTCCAGCGCCTTCGCTTCACGGGCGTCGAGGCATCCACGCGCGTGCGTGCCGGGCGCGGACAGGTGATCGACTTCAGCTACACCGGGCTGCGCGGCGCCAGCGCCGCCGTGGCCGGGCAGTTCTCCCGCTACTCGTTCAACTACCCGCGGCGCCTGGGAGTGGCCGGATGGCAAGGCACTCTCCCCGGCGGAATCGTGGCCCGCGGCCGCGTGGGCGCCGTCGAACGAATCGCCCGCGATCCCTACGCCGTCGTCGATCTCTACGCGGCGCGGGCGCGCGGACGTGTCCATCCCTTCGTCCAGTTGACCAACCTCACGGACTCCGTCTACCAGGAGATCTTCGGCGTGGCGATGCCGGGCCGGGCGGCCATGGCCGGCGTCGAGCTGGTTTTGAGCCGGCGGTAACTTTTCGCCGGGCCCGGCGAAGGAATCATCGTGCGAGTACTCATGGTCGCCCTCAGCGCCGTGGCGCTTTCCGCCCAGACGCCCGTCCTCGTTGAACTGTTCACCTCAGAGGGCTGTTCGAGCTGCCCGCCGGCCGACGCGCTGCTCGCCTCGATTCACAAAGCGGGAGCCGCCTCCGGAGTTGAAGTGATCGCCCTCAGCGAGCACGTCGACTATTGGAACCAGCTCGGGTGGCGGGACCCATTCTCTTCGTCCGAGTTCACCGCCCGCCAGCAGAACTACGCGCGGCGGCTCGGCTTGCGCGGACCCTACACGCCGCAGATGGTGGTCGACGGGCGATGGGAGTTCGTCGGAAGCGACCGTTCCCGCCTCGGCAAGGCGCTCACCGAAGCGGCCAAGACGCCGAAACCGCGCGTCGGCATCACGCTTGATGGTCCGGCGCTGAAGTTGACCGTACCCGGTGGGGTCCAGGGCGATGCGTGGCTCGCGATCACGGAAGACGGATTATCGGTGGATGTGCCGCGCGGGGAGAACACGGGACGCAAACTACGGCACGAGGCGGTGACGCGGCGGCTTGCCAAGCTCGGCAAGGGCGCGGCGTTCACGGAACCGTGGAAGCCGGACCCGCAATGGAAGGGCGCGCTGCGAGCCGTGGCGTTCGTCACCGATGCCCACGGAACCGTGGTCGCCGCAGGCGCCCTCCGAATCCCGTGATGCATACTGGGACGTGCATCTTGGCGCTGTTTCGCTGGCCGCGCTGGGCGTGGCGATCCTCCTTAGCTGCACCACGCGGCTGAACGTCGGGCTGATCGCGATCGCGTTTTCCTGGCTGATCGGCGTGTATCTCGGCGGCATGCCGGTGAAGGCGATCGCCGCCGGATTCCCGTCGGACCTGTTTCTCACCCTGGCCGGCGTCACGCTGCTGTTCACGCAAGCGCAGGTGAACGGTACGCTCGATCGCGTGGCGCATGCGGCCGTGCGGATGTGCCGCGGGAACGCGGGCCTCGCCTGCGTTTCCATCTTCCTGCTGGCGGCGGGGCTGGCCTCGGTGGGCCCGGGCAACATCGCCACGGCGGCGCTGCTGGCTCCGATGGCGATGTCGACCGCGTCGCGAATGAAGATTCCGGCGTTCCTGATGGCGATCGTCGCCGGCAACGGGGCCAACGCCGGATCGCTCTCGCCATTCGCGCCCACCGGCATCATCGTCAGCGGTCTGATGACGCGTATCGGGCTCGGCGGGCACGAGGCGCGGACCTTCGTCGACAACCTCGTGGCGCACGCCGTGATGGCCGCCGGCGGCTTTCTTCTCTTCGGCGGATGGCGTCTGTTCGGGCAGCGCGGCGAAGCGCCGGCCGAAGAAGAAGACAGCCGTTTCGAGCCGAAGCACTGGATCACCATCGGCGTCATCGCAACCCTGATCCTCTCCGTGCTGCTGCTCCGAGTCCACGTGGGGATGGCGGCGTTCGCGGGCGCCGTGATCCTGTCGCTGGCGCGCATCGCCGACGACGCAGAAGCGCTTCGCCGAATGCCCTGGGGCACCATCGTGATGGTATCGGGCGTCACCATCCTCATCGCCCTGCTCGAAAAAACCGCCGGGCTGGACCTGTTCACCTCCTTCGTCGCGCGCTACGCCACCACGGCGACCATCGCGCCGTTGATCTCCTTCGTCACTGGAATCATCTCGGTCTACAGCAGCACGTCGGGCGTGGTGCTGCCGGCGTTCCTGCCCACCATCCCCGGCCTCATCGAAAAGCTCGGCGGCGGCGACCCGGCCTCCATCGCCTCGGCGATGAACATCGGCGGCCACCTCGTGGACGTATCGCCGCTCTCGACCATCGGCGCGTTGTGCGTGGCGTCGGTGGCGGACGTGGAAGAAAGCCGGCGCCTCTTCAACCGCCTGCTGGGGTGGGGGCTGTCGATGACCGTGGCTGGCGCGGTCTACGCCTGGCTAGTGTTCGCCTGATGCAACCACGCCCCCCGATTGCGCATCTCTAATAGTGGAGGCGCCACTATGCGAACATTCATCCTGCTCGCGGCGGCGCTGCCGTTGGCAGCCGCCGTCGACTTCGACAACCCCGGTCCCCCCTGCTGGATCCAGGACGCGGTCGCGATAGGCAGCGACGTCTGGCTCGCCTGCGACCGCGGCGCAGTCATCCACTCCTCCGATTTCGGCAAGACCTGGCAGCGTCACCCCATCCCCGCCGAATACCGCGTGCGTTCGATGGCCTTCGTCGACGCCAAACGAGGGTTCGTGGTGGGCGACAACGGTGCGCTGCTGAAGACCACCGACGGCGGGAACCAGTGGACTCCCGCGCGGCCCCCAGTGGAGAACGATTTTCGCGAGATCTTCTTTCTCGGCGAGCGAGGTTGGCTCGCCGGCTACGGCGGCACGATGCTCCACACCGCCGACGGCGGCGAAACCTGGACGCCGCAGGATACCGGCACAAGGCAATCCATTGAAGCGATCTATTTCGTGGATGCGAATCGCGGCTGGGGCGTGGGCTGGGCCGGCACGGTTCTGCGCACGGTGAATGGCGGCGAGACCTGGGAGGAAATCCGTGCTCCGGCGGCTGAGTGGTCTCTGAGCGGCGTCTATTTCAAAGATGCGAACGAAGGATGGGCGGTGGGAATGCTGGGGCAGATTCTGCATTCCACCGACGGCGGCAAGTCGTGGGAGGCGATCGGCAGCGGTTCCAAGAGCTGGCTGCGCGCCGTGTACGTGGACGCCTCCGGCCACGGTTGGATCACGGCGGAGAATGACATCCTCGAGACCGCCGACGGCGGCAAGACGTGGAAGCAAGCGGGCAAGGAAGGATGGATCTTCCTCGAACGCTTCGTGCACGTGAACGGAGAGCTATGGGCGGTGGGGCCGTTCGGCATCTACCGCAAGGCCGCCGGCGACAACGAGTGGCGCACGACGGAGCGGTTCGGGAAAGTCACCTCGTAGCCCCTTCGCGATCAAGGGTCGCTATCAATGCGACATCGCATACACCACCGCGTTGGCGCCGAGCCGCATCCCGAGCGATGAGTACCGCTCCGGATAGCGAGGATCGTCGGCCATGTGCCAGGCGTCGCCGAGATCGTTGTTGAAGGCGATGGCCACCATGATGCGTCCCCGGTCGTCGCGAATGGCGCGCCAGTGCGGCTCGAAGCCATCGGCCCGGTAAGGAGTTCCGCGGGCCATCATCACGCGGAAGTTTCCGATCTGAAAACGCTCGGTGAGGTCGTAGACGGTGTGGAACAGCGGGTCGTTATCGGGAAGCTCCTCGATCGGCCGGCCGGGCAGAATCATCTCGATCCCTTCACGGAATCCCGCCCATTCATCGGTGCCGAAGAAGCTGTCGCAGAACAGGAAGCCGCCGCGCAGGAGATAGTCGCGGATCTTGGCGGCCTGCGCTTCCGAGAGCGTCCAGGCGCCAGGAAGCGCGGCGTGCAGATAGGGCCAGTAGTAGATGTCGTCGCCGTCGTCGGGGTTGACGGGCTGCTCCACGGAGCGGACGTCGATGCGCGTGAGCCGGCGGAGGATGGCGGCAAAGGTGCGGTCGCCTTTCGGGTAGTCGACGGTCCAGGCGGTGGCGCCCACCAGCCAGTTGCCGCCGCGCCCAAAGCGGCCGGGTCCGCGAAATCCATCAGAAGGAAACATCAGGCGGCCGAAGACGAACTCGGCTGAGCGCTCAAAGTCGTCGGGCAGCGGAGCGACAGTGTCCCAACCTTCGAGCGGCGGATACTCGCGAAAGGGGCGCTGCGCCGCGAGGAACGCGAGCGGGATCAATGCGGCGAATGCGATGCGGGCTGCCGGCGCCATCACTTGTCAGTGTAGTGCGCGCCGCTAGAAACTCCGGACCGCCATCGCCACCGGGTCTTCCACGGCCATCGCTTCCTTCACCACGAACGGCTCGGCGTACTTCACCCCGATCTTGTGGCCGTAGAAGCGCGCCACGGTCTCCAGGCGGTCCCGCGTTTCCGCGCGCGCCGGGAACAGGCTGCTGCCCGCTTCGTGATCGCCGTATTGGGACTCGTACCGGAACAGCGCCTCCATGCGCCGTTCGAACTGCGCCGAGATATCGACGAGGAAGCTCGGCGTGACATCGGCGTAGACGGACGAGTAGATCACCTTGCGTGGGCGGTGCGGCTCCGTGTAGTGATCGATCTTGCGCAGCCCGGCGAGGAAGCAGCCCTCGTAACCGATCTCCGACGCGTGATAGTGGTCCGGGTGGCGCGCCTGCCAGTAGGGCAGGATGACGAGGCGCGGTTTGAGGCGGCGGATCTCCACGGCGAGACTCATCCGCGCGGCGAGCGCGTTTTCCAGGCGCGCGTCCGGCAGGTGAAGATTCCCGCGGAAGCCGCAGCGCATCACGGCCGCAGCGGCGTCGGCCTCGGCGAGCCGGATCTGAGGAGTTCCGCGCGTGCCCATGCCGCCGTCGGTAAGATCGAGTACGCCGGTGCGGTAACCCATCTCGGCAAGCTTGATCAGCGTGCCGCCGCAGGTCTGCTCCACGTCGTCGGGGTGCGCGGCGATGGCCAGCACATCTACCGGGCGCACGGGTTCGGTATCGGTATAGGGGTTTCTCACTGGGATTTTCGGATATGGTCGAGGAATGCGGCGGCGTCCATGGCGTGGTTGAAGAGCACGTTTCCGTCGATGGCCACCAGGGGGACTTCGAGCCCATAGCGGGCGCGAAGCTGCGGGTCCGCGTCGACGTCGGCGATGCTGAGATCGAAATCGGCCTTTGCCCGGGCGGCTTCCACCAGCGCCTCCACGCGCTCACAGAGGTGGCAGCCGGTGCGCGTATAGACCGTGACGCCGGGCCTCACCAGCGGTACTCCGGATAGTGACGATACCGCTCCCGCGTGGGCAGAACCTTGATGAGCGCGATGCCCATCAGAAAACCGCCGACATGGGCAAACCAGGCGACGCCGCCCGCGTGCGAGCCGTGGGCCGCCGCCATCTCGCCGAAGCCGCTGAATATCTGGATGACGAACCAGTAGATGAGCATGAACCACGCGGGAATCTCGTAGGTGGTGATAAAGATGAAGATCGGAACGAGAGTGTGAATCCGCGCGTGCGGGAACTTCACCAGATAGGCGCCCATCACGCCGGCGATGGCGCCGCTGGCGCCGACCGTGGGAATCGGCGAGCCGAAGTTGAAGATGTAGTGGACGAGGCCCGCGGCGACGCCGGAGAGCAGGTAGAACAGGATGAACTTGCCCTTGCCCAGGACGTCCTCAACGTTGTCCGCGAAGATCCACAGGAACCACATATTGCCGATCAGGTGCATCCAGCCGCCATGGAGGAACATCGAGGTGATCAGGTCCACCGCTTCGAACCGCGCCGGCGTCATGCCGTATTCGCCCACGAAGTGGTTGCGCGAGTAGCCGTCGAGAGAGAACTCGAAGAGAAAGATCAGAACGTTGATCGCGATCAGAGCCACCGTCACCGCGGGGAAAGAGTGGCTGGGCTGCGAATCGCGAAGCGGGATCACTGGCGGCTACTCTTGCGGCGGACGAACTC
This genomic interval carries:
- the thrS gene encoding threonine--tRNA ligase; translation: MSQITVTLPDGSQKAVEQGSSALDLARGISPRLADDAIVARVDGNLYDLTRPLDHNAAVEILTTKNPESLEVYRHSTAHLLAAAVLELFPGTRLGVGPPTEAGFYYDFQRDEPFTPEDLARIEAKMAEIRDRDYTYDRVMTRKPEGLEKYGEEGAWMKCELIREKADEYFSEYTLGPHFIDFCRGPHVPSTKRLKAFKLLSVSGAYWKGDQSREQLQRIYGTAFFTQKQLDEYLHKLEEAKKRDHRKLGRELDLISIQEIAGPGLIFFHPKGALVRKLLEDWMRDQYLARGYSIVSTPHIGREDLWRTSGHLVNYKDAMFAGMELDDATYRLKPMNCPFHILIYQDRQRSYRDLPIRLGELGTVYRYERSGVLHGLMRVRGFTQDDAHIFCRPDQIEDEIVSCLQFAVDTLETFGFDRYHAELSTWDGGVSDKYLGTKEEWELAENTLRSAVEKVGLKVTVMPEEAAFYGPKIDVKLVDALDRPWQLSTVQFDFNLPRRFQLEYVGDDGQKHQPLMCHRALYGSVERFFGILLEHYAGAFPVWLAPVQAIVLPIADRHQEYANQVRSEIAAAGFRVEVDDSKEKVNNKIRLAQVNKIPYMLVVGDREAQEGTVSVRNRKHGDQGGKTVAAFLDVLRDVTARKVPFE
- the hpnI gene encoding bacteriohopanetetrol glucosamine biosynthesis glycosyltransferase HpnI, coding for MFVWVLAALVAGSAVYCLLAIFAELGFLLTTRPGLSNAEPISVLRPLAGVDSGFEENLRSLFKQRYPHFELIFAVRDESDPAVPVLEQFRTLFPRIPAKLIVTGEPPYPNAKVWSLEKMTAAARHSLLVMTDSDIGLERDFLAEIAADFQDPKLGLMTCPYRAIPGKSIWSGLETLTANTEFLSGVLVARMIEGMRFAVGPTMAARKAAIEQAGGWANFRDYLAEDFMLGQAVAKAGAGVGLSRSVVGHSIAATERETFAQNAEHRLRWCRSTRRSRPAGYVGQLFTHTVPLAVLLALAAPAWWPLALAAVLLRFAAAVGCARILRDPLLKQAFYLLPLADFASFGFWIAGFFGNKVRWRDRIYLLHRDGRFERVAS
- a CDS encoding TonB-dependent receptor, with the translated sequence MKRLIFLLALAASAQTRKDSVVVTGVYEPVASEEVDRSVRSIAVDDEQKVLTHTVTDFLNRDSSVDLRQRGQNNIQTDVSIRGSTFGQTLVLLDGMRLNDVQSGHHNMDLPVPVESLERIEVLKGSGSTMYGSDAIGGVIHFVTRTPEHSEIRLRTGIGSFGGNQERAALSYTRGTFAQQLTASRDFSTGFAPNRDYRNLALTSTTGFQTKAGNTRLTLAHADKPFGAEQFYGNFNSWERTKTWWASARHAFDDQTSVSFMFRRHTDLFVLYRDRPQVFTNRHAAESFQASFRRWEDLGANTRLHWGVEGLRDAIDSNNLGVHTRARGAAYAALDMRAVRRFSFSLGAREEFYGSADHQFSPTAAAGAWLHPTLKLRASVTRAFRLPTFTDLYYHDPANAGSPNLRPESAVGFEGGLDWHVSPRVRADVTVFHRRERDGIDYVRRSLTDIWRATNFQRLRFTGVEASTRVRAGRGQVIDFSYTGLRGASAAVAGQFSRYSFNYPRRLGVAGWQGTLPGGIVARGRVGAVERIARDPYAVVDLYAARARGRVHPFVQLTNLTDSVYQEIFGVAMPGRAAMAGVELVLSRR
- a CDS encoding DUF1223 domain-containing protein; the protein is MRVLMVALSAVALSAQTPVLVELFTSEGCSSCPPADALLASIHKAGAASGVEVIALSEHVDYWNQLGWRDPFSSSEFTARQQNYARRLGLRGPYTPQMVVDGRWEFVGSDRSRLGKALTEAAKTPKPRVGITLDGPALKLTVPGGVQGDAWLAITEDGLSVDVPRGENTGRKLRHEAVTRRLAKLGKGAAFTEPWKPDPQWKGALRAVAFVTDAHGTVVAAGALRIP
- a CDS encoding SLC13 family permease, with translation MPTEPWSPQAPSESRDAYWDVHLGAVSLAALGVAILLSCTTRLNVGLIAIAFSWLIGVYLGGMPVKAIAAGFPSDLFLTLAGVTLLFTQAQVNGTLDRVAHAAVRMCRGNAGLACVSIFLLAAGLASVGPGNIATAALLAPMAMSTASRMKIPAFLMAIVAGNGANAGSLSPFAPTGIIVSGLMTRIGLGGHEARTFVDNLVAHAVMAAGGFLLFGGWRLFGQRGEAPAEEEDSRFEPKHWITIGVIATLILSVLLLRVHVGMAAFAGAVILSLARIADDAEALRRMPWGTIVMVSGVTILIALLEKTAGLDLFTSFVARYATTATIAPLISFVTGIISVYSSTSGVVLPAFLPTIPGLIEKLGGGDPASIASAMNIGGHLVDVSPLSTIGALCVASVADVEESRRLFNRLLGWGLSMTVAGAVYAWLVFA
- a CDS encoding YCF48-related protein translates to MRTFILLAAALPLAAAVDFDNPGPPCWIQDAVAIGSDVWLACDRGAVIHSSDFGKTWQRHPIPAEYRVRSMAFVDAKRGFVVGDNGALLKTTDGGNQWTPARPPVENDFREIFFLGERGWLAGYGGTMLHTADGGETWTPQDTGTRQSIEAIYFVDANRGWGVGWAGTVLRTVNGGETWEEIRAPAAEWSLSGVYFKDANEGWAVGMLGQILHSTDGGKSWEAIGSGSKSWLRAVYVDASGHGWITAENDILETADGGKTWKQAGKEGWIFLERFVHVNGELWAVGPFGIYRKAAGDNEWRTTERFGKVTS
- a CDS encoding DUF4159 domain-containing protein, which translates into the protein MAPAARIAFAALIPLAFLAAQRPFREYPPLEGWDTVAPLPDDFERSAEFVFGRLMFPSDGFRGPGRFGRGGNWLVGATAWTVDYPKGDRTFAAILRRLTRIDVRSVEQPVNPDDGDDIYYWPYLHAALPGAWTLSEAQAAKIRDYLLRGGFLFCDSFFGTDEWAGFREGIEMILPGRPIEELPDNDPLFHTVYDLTERFQIGNFRVMMARGTPYRADGFEPHWRAIRDDRGRIMVAIAFNNDLGDAWHMADDPRYPERYSSLGMRLGANAVVYAMSH
- the bshB1 gene encoding bacillithiol biosynthesis deacetylase BshB1; amino-acid sequence: MRNPYTDTEPVRPVDVLAIAAHPDDVEQTCGGTLIKLAEMGYRTGVLDLTDGGMGTRGTPQIRLAEADAAAAVMRCGFRGNLHLPDARLENALAARMSLAVEIRRLKPRLVILPYWQARHPDHYHASEIGYEGCFLAGLRKIDHYTEPHRPRKVIYSSVYADVTPSFLVDISAQFERRMEALFRYESQYGDHEAGSSLFPARAETRDRLETVARFYGHKIGVKYAEPFVVKEAMAVEDPVAMAVRSF
- a CDS encoding glutaredoxin family protein, with protein sequence MRPGVTVYTRTGCHLCERVEALVEAARAKADFDLSIADVDADPQLRARYGLEVPLVAIDGNVLFNHAMDAAAFLDHIRKSQ
- a CDS encoding rhomboid family intramembrane serine protease produces the protein MIPLRDSQPSHSFPAVTVALIAINVLIFLFEFSLDGYSRNHFVGEYGMTPARFEAVDLITSMFLHGGWMHLIGNMWFLWIFADNVEDVLGKGKFILFYLLSGVAAGLVHYIFNFGSPIPTVGASGAIAGVMGAYLVKFPHARIHTLVPIFIFITTYEIPAWFMLIYWFVIQIFSGFGEMAAAHGSHAGGVAWFAHVGGFLMGIALIKVLPTRERYRHYPEYRW